Proteins encoded by one window of Flagellimonas lutaonensis:
- a CDS encoding cation:proton antiporter encodes MIELAGIVILGIIAQWVAWRLKLPAILPLILIGLLVGPISTLYTDDGSKLIEPIWNGEKGLFPGDGLYHFVSLAISIILFEGGLTLKRSEIRNLGPVITKLITVGTLVTFFGAGLAAYYIFDLSWQMSFLFSALIIVTGPTVITPILRNIPLKKNVSTVLKWEGILIDPIGALVAVLVFEFISVGEGQAFTKTALIEFGKILLFGFTFGFTFAHALAFAIKKNFIPHYLLNVVSLSVVLLVFVESDLFAHESGLLAVVVMGMVMGNMNLPNLKELLYFKESLSVLLISILFILLAANININDMQLIFNWKTVLLFAVIVFVIRPLGVFLSSMNSDLKFNEKLFIGWVGPRGIVAAGIASLFGSKLLQRGEPGAEYITPLVFMIVLGTVLLNATTARLFARLVGVFLTKSEGILIIGASKVSRLIANYLKNNGRHVVLIDNNPTNIEKAKKLGIEAFVANIYSDTLTDNIELNDVGYLMALTANSDINRYAIENLGKQFGENGAFRLMNPEEMSDPENNPEEGLFSHTADFINLMEVARKYPTIHEIQLKDNEHFEGLIEMSKADENIIPLFLKNTNGDIKIISAYVTELEDIKPGYILVYLGKRFELKDKNDSGSTN; translated from the coding sequence ATGATCGAACTGGCCGGCATCGTCATTCTCGGAATCATTGCCCAATGGGTGGCTTGGCGACTGAAGCTCCCTGCTATTTTACCATTGATATTGATAGGGCTGTTGGTAGGCCCCATTTCAACACTTTATACAGATGACGGCAGTAAGTTGATCGAACCCATCTGGAATGGTGAAAAAGGGCTTTTTCCAGGCGACGGACTGTATCATTTTGTGTCACTGGCCATAAGCATCATTTTATTCGAGGGAGGGTTGACCCTAAAGCGGTCGGAGATTCGCAACTTAGGGCCCGTTATCACGAAACTTATTACAGTTGGTACGTTGGTTACCTTTTTTGGGGCAGGCTTGGCCGCCTATTATATTTTTGACCTGTCTTGGCAAATGTCCTTCTTGTTCTCGGCACTGATCATTGTAACTGGCCCGACCGTCATTACGCCCATATTGAGAAACATTCCCCTCAAAAAAAATGTGTCAACAGTTTTGAAATGGGAGGGCATTCTCATTGACCCCATTGGTGCCTTGGTGGCCGTTTTGGTTTTTGAGTTCATCAGTGTAGGCGAGGGCCAGGCATTTACCAAGACCGCATTGATAGAATTTGGCAAAATTTTGCTTTTTGGCTTCACCTTCGGCTTCACATTTGCCCATGCCCTGGCATTCGCCATCAAAAAGAACTTTATTCCACACTACCTGTTGAACGTTGTCTCATTATCTGTGGTCTTGCTTGTTTTTGTCGAGTCAGATCTTTTTGCCCATGAGTCTGGGCTTTTGGCCGTAGTGGTAATGGGCATGGTAATGGGCAATATGAACCTTCCCAACTTAAAAGAGCTGTTGTATTTCAAAGAATCTTTGAGTGTGTTGCTGATATCGATACTGTTCATTCTCTTGGCGGCCAACATCAACATCAATGATATGCAGTTAATCTTCAATTGGAAAACCGTTTTGTTGTTTGCGGTCATTGTTTTTGTCATTCGGCCTTTGGGCGTTTTCTTGAGCTCAATGAATTCGGACCTCAAATTCAATGAGAAGCTTTTCATAGGTTGGGTGGGCCCAAGGGGTATCGTAGCGGCAGGAATTGCCTCGCTTTTTGGGTCGAAGCTGCTCCAGAGGGGCGAGCCCGGAGCTGAATACATAACGCCATTGGTATTTATGATTGTATTGGGAACGGTACTTTTAAATGCCACTACCGCTCGTCTTTTTGCGCGATTGGTGGGCGTCTTTTTGACAAAATCTGAGGGAATCTTGATTATTGGCGCCTCAAAAGTATCGAGATTGATCGCCAATTACTTGAAAAACAACGGCCGCCACGTGGTACTGATCGACAACAATCCCACCAATATTGAAAAGGCCAAAAAATTGGGAATCGAGGCTTTTGTTGCGAACATATATTCTGACACGCTTACAGACAACATAGAATTGAACGATGTGGGCTATCTTATGGCATTGACCGCAAACTCTGACATTAATCGTTATGCTATTGAAAACTTAGGGAAACAGTTTGGTGAAAATGGGGCGTTTAGGCTCATGAATCCAGAAGAGATGTCTGACCCCGAGAACAACCCAGAAGAAGGCCTATTCTCTCACACAGCTGATTTTATCAACTTAATGGAGGTTGCGAGAAAATACCCGACCATACATGAGATTCAACTTAAGGACAATGAGCACTTTGAGGGCCTAATAGAAATGAGTAAGGCCGACGAAAATATTATTCCCCTGTTCTTAAAAAACACCAATGGTGACATTAAAATAATTTCGGCCTATGTCACCGAATTAGAAGACATTAAACCCGGATATATACTGGTTTACTTGGGGAAAAGATTTGAATTAAAGGATAAAAATGATTCGGGTTCAACAAATTAA
- a CDS encoding MBL fold metallo-hydrolase, with product MRLYPIETGNFKLDGGAMFGVVPKSIWNRTNPADSNNMIDLAARCLLVEDGERLILIDTGLGNKQSEKFFSYYYLWGNHSLDASLKKYGFHRNDVTDVFMTHLHFDHCGGGIQWNKDRTGYEPAFKNAHFWSNEDHWQWATNPNAREKASFLKENLLPMQESGQLNFISPTTECFLEGSELGFGILFVDGHTEKQMLPHISYKGKTVVFVADLIPTLGHIPLPYVMGYDVRPLETLTEKSAFLNRAADEGYLLFFEHDAHNQICTLKHTEKGVRFDEVFTFDEIFND from the coding sequence ATGAGACTATACCCCATAGAGACAGGAAATTTTAAATTGGATGGTGGCGCCATGTTCGGTGTGGTGCCCAAGTCGATATGGAACCGTACCAACCCTGCCGATTCGAACAACATGATCGACCTGGCGGCCCGCTGCCTATTGGTTGAAGATGGGGAACGTTTGATCCTTATAGACACCGGTCTCGGCAACAAGCAATCTGAAAAATTTTTCAGCTACTATTACCTATGGGGCAACCACTCGCTGGATGCCTCTTTGAAAAAATATGGCTTTCACCGCAATGATGTTACCGATGTGTTCATGACCCACTTGCATTTTGACCATTGTGGGGGAGGCATTCAATGGAACAAAGACCGCACGGGCTATGAACCTGCTTTTAAAAACGCCCACTTCTGGTCCAATGAAGACCATTGGCAATGGGCCACCAACCCAAACGCCCGTGAGAAAGCCTCTTTTTTAAAAGAGAACCTGCTGCCCATGCAAGAGAGCGGGCAACTCAACTTTATCTCACCGACCACTGAATGCTTTTTGGAAGGGTCTGAGCTGGGTTTTGGCATTTTATTTGTCGATGGACACACCGAAAAGCAAATGTTACCCCATATTTCATACAAAGGAAAAACAGTGGTATTTGTCGCAGACCTTATACCGACCTTGGGACATATTCCCCTGCCCTATGTAATGGGCTACGATGTTCGGCCCTTGGAAACGTTGACCGAAAAGAGTGCCTTTTTGAACAGGGCGGCTGACGAGGGATACCTTCTCTTCTTCGAACACGACGCCCACAACCAGATTTGCACCCTCAAGCACACCGAAAAAGGGGTCAGGTTCGACGAAGTATTTACCTTTGATGAAATTTTTAACGATTGA
- a CDS encoding S8 family peptidase, giving the protein MITRFLKLPFAILGISFLMGGCGATTLVTTPVENIDTVPKKVAELTEAEKRRWGHADLVTDTIPGMSIDRAYTDIIKNKKGQTVIVAVLDSGIDLDHEDLDDVLWVNKDERPGNGKDDDGNGYIDDVHGYNFLGESYHEQLEYARILRLNLGDAALRAKAKAKLDSEYPEALRNKQQYEQILQVVKNADEAVKKELGKDSYAKKDVLAIEPKTDAMQQHVAVLTQMYNYGDTIEEVLEELEKGINYFAERVNYNLNKDFNGRKVVGDNPYDIADTAYGDGNPDNRVKDESHGTHVAGIIAAERNNGKGVDGVANNVKIMAIRAVPNGDEYDKDIALGIRYAVDNGAKIINCSFGKSFSPNPEWVYDAIRYAAQNDVLIVHAAGNDGENLDDPNNPNYPNDHRFSGEEFTDNVLTVGALTSDYGSGMVAVFSNYGKQNVDIFAPGDDIYSTLPNNDYDFQGGTSMAAPAVAGIAALIRSYYPKLTAKQVKEIIMQSGLSSKASVIVSGDPEKATTFDNISKSGKMVNAYNALILAESISKGKKTLDFNAE; this is encoded by the coding sequence ATGATAACTAGATTTCTGAAACTTCCTTTTGCCATTTTAGGGATTTCTTTTTTGATGGGGGGCTGTGGGGCCACTACATTGGTCACCACCCCGGTGGAAAATATTGACACTGTTCCTAAAAAAGTGGCCGAACTAACCGAGGCCGAAAAGCGACGATGGGGCCATGCAGACCTGGTGACCGACACCATACCGGGCATGAGCATTGACCGGGCCTATACCGATATTATCAAGAACAAGAAGGGGCAAACGGTAATCGTGGCCGTACTCGATTCGGGCATCGACCTTGACCATGAAGACCTTGACGATGTTCTTTGGGTCAATAAAGATGAGCGGCCCGGTAATGGAAAAGACGATGACGGCAATGGCTATATAGACGATGTGCATGGTTATAACTTTTTGGGCGAATCGTACCATGAGCAGTTGGAGTATGCCCGGATTCTGCGCCTAAACCTAGGCGATGCCGCCCTAAGGGCAAAGGCAAAGGCAAAACTTGATAGCGAATATCCGGAAGCATTGCGGAACAAACAGCAATACGAACAAATTTTGCAAGTGGTAAAAAATGCCGATGAGGCCGTCAAGAAAGAACTGGGCAAAGACTCCTATGCCAAAAAGGACGTGCTGGCCATTGAGCCCAAGACCGATGCGATGCAGCAACACGTGGCCGTCTTGACCCAAATGTACAATTACGGCGACACCATCGAAGAAGTGCTTGAAGAATTGGAGAAGGGCATCAACTATTTTGCCGAAAGGGTCAACTACAACCTGAACAAAGACTTCAACGGCCGCAAAGTGGTGGGTGACAACCCCTACGACATTGCCGATACGGCCTACGGCGACGGAAACCCTGACAATAGGGTCAAAGATGAAAGCCATGGAACCCATGTGGCTGGTATCATTGCCGCTGAAAGAAACAATGGGAAAGGCGTCGACGGTGTCGCCAACAACGTCAAGATCATGGCCATACGGGCAGTGCCAAACGGCGACGAATACGACAAAGACATCGCCTTGGGTATCCGATATGCCGTCGACAATGGTGCCAAGATCATTAATTGTAGCTTCGGAAAGTCATTTTCGCCCAACCCTGAATGGGTATATGATGCCATTCGATACGCCGCGCAGAACGATGTGTTGATCGTACATGCGGCCGGCAACGATGGTGAGAACCTCGATGATCCCAATAACCCCAACTACCCGAACGACCATAGGTTTTCTGGAGAGGAATTCACCGACAATGTGCTCACTGTTGGCGCGTTGACAAGCGATTATGGTTCGGGTATGGTGGCCGTGTTTTCGAACTATGGAAAACAGAATGTGGATATTTTTGCCCCTGGTGACGATATCTATTCAACGCTTCCCAACAACGACTATGATTTTCAGGGGGGCACCTCAATGGCCGCTCCGGCAGTGGCTGGCATCGCGGCGTTGATTCGCTCATATTATCCAAAATTGACGGCCAAACAAGTGAAAGAAATCATCATGCAGTCGGGGCTGTCGTCAAAGGCCTCCGTTATCGTTTCGGGCGACCCCGAAAAGGCCACTACCTTTGATAACATCTCTAAATCCGGAAAAATGGTCAACGCCTACAATGCATTGATTTTGGCCGAAAGCATTTCCAAAGGAAAAAAAACGCTTGATTTTAACGCAGAATAA
- a CDS encoding M1 family metallopeptidase yields MKYRALFLLFLTVSLNIMAQGNHCYWQQRADYLMDVEMDVKTFQYKGAQKLTYTNNSPDTLNRVYYHLYFNAFQPGSEMDVRLQTIKDPDGRMMEDGKSRIASLTEDEMGHLHVKTLKHDGQPVKFVEEGTILVVYLDKPILPGQKTVFDMEFEGQVPLQIRRSGRNSKEGVALSMSQWYPKISEYDFEGWHPNPYIAREFHGVWGDYDVKITIDKEYTIGGTGYLQNPQEIGHGYEAPGTKVKHKGKTLTWHFKAPMVHDFMWGADPEYIHETLHMENGTTLHFFYKDKPEIAENWKNLQPKTAEAMEFFNKNIGPYPYQQYSVVQGGDGGMEYAMSTFITGERSFGSLVGVMVHELAHSWFQHVLATNESKHAWMDEGFTSFISSLCMNEIMEQGKQNPFEGSYKGYFALVNSGKEQPQTTHADRYDLNFAYGVSAYSKGSIFLAQLGYVIGQDKLMQTLRKYYDDFKFKHPTPNDFIRTAEKVTDMELDWYLTDWTQTTNTIDYGIKEVVAEGDKTKVVMERIGLMPMPLDILLVDSQGNQETYYVPLRMMRGEKENPYSQLNRTVLDDWAWAFPSYEFTIDRPINEIEAVVIDPSMLMADIDRANNTWQKE; encoded by the coding sequence ATGAAGTACCGCGCATTATTTTTACTGTTTCTTACCGTGTCATTGAACATCATGGCACAGGGCAACCATTGCTATTGGCAACAAAGGGCCGATTATTTGATGGATGTTGAGATGGATGTCAAAACCTTTCAGTACAAGGGTGCTCAAAAATTGACTTATACCAACAATTCGCCCGACACCTTGAACAGGGTCTACTACCATCTCTATTTCAACGCTTTTCAGCCCGGAAGCGAGATGGATGTTCGGTTGCAAACCATAAAAGACCCCGACGGAAGAATGATGGAGGATGGCAAGAGCAGAATAGCCTCCTTGACTGAAGATGAAATGGGCCATTTGCATGTAAAGACTTTGAAACACGACGGGCAACCGGTCAAATTTGTCGAAGAGGGCACTATTTTGGTGGTGTACCTCGACAAGCCCATTCTACCTGGCCAAAAAACCGTGTTCGATATGGAGTTCGAAGGGCAAGTGCCATTGCAAATTCGCCGTTCGGGCCGCAACAGCAAAGAGGGCGTGGCCTTGTCAATGAGCCAATGGTACCCAAAAATATCGGAATACGATTTCGAGGGTTGGCACCCCAACCCCTATATCGCTAGAGAATTTCATGGGGTTTGGGGCGATTATGATGTGAAGATCACCATCGACAAAGAATATACCATCGGAGGCACCGGATATTTGCAAAATCCACAAGAAATCGGTCACGGCTATGAGGCACCGGGCACCAAGGTCAAGCACAAGGGCAAAACACTCACTTGGCATTTCAAGGCACCAATGGTTCACGATTTTATGTGGGGGGCAGATCCTGAATACATTCACGAAACACTGCATATGGAAAACGGCACCACCCTGCATTTTTTCTATAAAGACAAACCTGAAATAGCGGAGAACTGGAAAAACCTTCAGCCCAAAACTGCCGAGGCCATGGAGTTCTTCAACAAAAATATCGGGCCTTACCCCTACCAACAGTACTCAGTTGTACAAGGGGGTGATGGTGGCATGGAATATGCGATGAGCACCTTTATCACCGGGGAAAGAAGTTTTGGCAGCCTTGTCGGTGTGATGGTGCACGAGCTTGCCCATTCGTGGTTTCAGCACGTTTTGGCCACCAACGAATCAAAACATGCCTGGATGGACGAGGGCTTCACCTCTTTTATCAGCAGTCTTTGCATGAACGAGATCATGGAACAGGGGAAGCAAAATCCTTTTGAAGGATCGTACAAGGGCTACTTTGCCTTGGTCAATTCTGGCAAAGAACAACCGCAGACCACCCATGCCGATCGGTACGACCTAAACTTTGCCTATGGCGTATCTGCCTACAGCAAGGGCTCTATCTTTTTGGCACAATTGGGGTATGTAATCGGGCAGGATAAGCTCATGCAGACGCTCAGAAAGTATTATGACGATTTCAAGTTCAAACATCCCACGCCCAACGATTTCATTCGAACGGCCGAAAAAGTCACGGACATGGAGCTCGACTGGTATTTAACGGATTGGACCCAAACCACCAACACCATCGACTACGGCATCAAAGAGGTGGTGGCCGAGGGCGACAAGACCAAGGTGGTTATGGAGCGTATCGGGCTGATGCCAATGCCGCTGGATATTTTATTGGTCGATTCACAGGGCAACCAAGAAACCTATTACGTGCCCCTCAGGATGATGCGCGGCGAAAAGGAAAATCCGTACAGCCAGTTGAACCGCACTGTTCTTGACGATTGGGCCTGGGCCTTCCCCAGTTATGAATTTACCATCGATAGGCCGATAAATGAAATCGAAGCCGTTGTCATAGACCCTTCGATGCTCATGGCCGATATTGACCGTGCCAACAACACCTGGCAGAAAGAATAA
- the rnpA gene encoding ribonuclease P protein component: MDFSFPKKERLTGKKHFERVFVEGKQLKAFPLKLVYADVQFRDNVPVKAAFVAPKRAFKKAVHRNRIKRLLREAYRLNKHLIFNNIEGNFAFVFLYLGKDLPDFKQVDGQMKSLLKSFLKKEFHEKNP; encoded by the coding sequence ATGGACTTTTCCTTTCCCAAGAAAGAACGCCTAACTGGCAAAAAACACTTTGAACGGGTTTTTGTAGAAGGAAAACAGCTAAAGGCCTTTCCCTTAAAACTCGTTTACGCCGACGTACAATTTCGTGATAACGTGCCGGTAAAAGCCGCATTTGTGGCCCCAAAAAGGGCCTTTAAAAAGGCTGTTCACCGCAATCGTATCAAAAGGCTTCTCCGAGAGGCATATCGCTTGAACAAACATCTTATTTTTAACAACATTGAGGGAAATTTTGCGTTCGTCTTTTTATATCTTGGAAAGGATTTACCAGATTTCAAACAGGTCGATGGGCAGATGAAAAGCCTTTTGAAATCCTTCCTAAAAAAAGAATTCCATGAAAAGAATCCATAA
- a CDS encoding S41 family peptidase — protein sequence MKRIHKKIVVPVLALVIFVAGSSFKSDFFEIAKQIEIFTTLFKELNMNYVDETNPAELMDSAIKNMLEELDPYTRFLNEQDVEAYKINNAGEYSGIGALVRSYEDRLLVIEPYKDYPADKAGLKAGDEIIKIGDIEVADFDDNATELLKGANNTSVTITYKRQGQIKTATLTREAVEVDAVPYYGMIDEKTGYIVLSKFNRKASSQTKSALQDLKGKGAERLVLDLRGNPGGLLSEAINVTNIFVEKGELIVTTKSKVKKFNQEYKTKNKPEDLDIPLVILIDGGSASASEIVSGGLQDLDRAVVIGARSFGKGLVQRPLKLTYGTQLKVTISRYYTPSGRCIQSLDYWNRDEEGNAVRNTQFNTFKTRNGRTVQDGGGVMPDIEIASLQSNALIDALVKENIIFDFATDFHYSNNYGSVRDFKFTDAQYEDFKDFALSKNFTYRTESEKLLEEALNNDSDLLGQEVQSKYKELLLAINRGKRAALDTYRKEIEKKLTDEIIKRYFYRQGLYDYHLINDEAILGAVEVLKDSNRYRSILQ from the coding sequence ATGAAAAGAATCCATAAAAAAATCGTCGTTCCGGTATTGGCCTTGGTCATTTTCGTGGCCGGAAGCAGCTTTAAAAGTGACTTTTTCGAGATTGCCAAGCAGATTGAGATCTTCACCACGCTCTTCAAAGAACTGAACATGAACTACGTCGACGAAACCAATCCGGCAGAACTGATGGACTCGGCCATTAAAAACATGCTGGAAGAGTTGGACCCCTATACCCGTTTCTTGAACGAACAAGATGTTGAAGCCTACAAAATAAACAATGCCGGCGAGTACTCGGGCATTGGGGCGCTGGTGCGGTCTTATGAAGACAGGTTGTTGGTAATAGAGCCCTACAAGGACTACCCCGCAGACAAGGCCGGCCTAAAGGCTGGTGACGAAATTATAAAGATTGGGGATATCGAAGTGGCCGATTTCGATGACAATGCCACTGAATTATTGAAAGGCGCCAACAATACAAGCGTTACCATCACATACAAGCGCCAAGGGCAGATAAAGACGGCCACCCTTACACGCGAGGCCGTGGAGGTAGATGCGGTGCCCTACTACGGAATGATAGACGAAAAAACCGGTTATATCGTTCTTTCAAAATTCAATAGAAAAGCTTCGAGCCAAACAAAATCGGCACTGCAAGACCTAAAGGGCAAGGGTGCCGAACGGCTGGTTCTTGATCTAAGGGGCAACCCTGGCGGACTGCTTTCCGAGGCCATCAATGTCACCAATATTTTTGTGGAAAAAGGAGAACTTATTGTCACCACCAAATCAAAGGTCAAAAAGTTCAACCAAGAGTACAAGACCAAGAACAAGCCTGAAGACCTTGATATTCCTTTGGTGATATTGATCGATGGTGGTAGTGCCTCAGCCAGTGAAATTGTCTCGGGTGGTCTTCAAGACTTAGATCGGGCCGTGGTCATTGGTGCGCGCAGTTTTGGTAAGGGCCTCGTGCAGCGCCCTCTGAAATTGACCTATGGTACCCAATTGAAGGTTACCATCTCTCGATATTACACGCCATCGGGCCGCTGCATCCAGTCACTTGACTACTGGAATCGTGATGAAGAGGGCAATGCTGTTCGCAACACCCAGTTCAACACTTTTAAGACCAGAAATGGCCGTACCGTCCAAGACGGGGGTGGCGTCATGCCCGACATAGAAATAGCATCCCTGCAATCAAATGCCCTTATTGACGCACTGGTGAAAGAAAATATCATTTTTGATTTTGCCACTGATTTCCACTATAGCAACAATTACGGCAGTGTACGTGATTTCAAGTTCACAGATGCCCAGTATGAAGACTTTAAGGATTTTGCCCTTTCAAAAAACTTCACCTACCGTACAGAGAGCGAGAAACTGCTCGAAGAGGCCCTTAACAACGATAGTGATCTGTTGGGCCAAGAGGTACAGTCGAAGTACAAAGAGCTTCTACTCGCCATCAATCGTGGAAAAAGGGCCGCGCTCGACACCTACCGGAAAGAAATCGAGAAAAAGTTGACGGATGAGATCATCAAACGCTACTTCTATAGGCAAGGACTTTACGATTACCATCTGATTAACGACGAGGCCATCTTGGGGGCGGTGGAAGTTTTAAAGGATAGCAATCGATACCGTTCAATCTTGCAATAG
- the dcm gene encoding DNA (cytosine-5-)-methyltransferase, with the protein MPKLKVCELFAGVGGFRLGLEATGHFEVVWSNQWEPSTKTQHASMVYEARFGSENHSNKDIEQVPTDEIPDHDLLVGGFPCQDYSVATTLKNSKGLIGKKGVLWWSIHRILKEKKNRPKYLFLENVDRLLKSPSTQRGRDFAIMLKSLSDLGYAVEWRVLNAADYGMPQRRRRVFFLAYHESSSLFKKLARTQEEDWLLEAGVFAKAFPVGFEKGGTTQFVVVEDLPTLSETFNRNGKKSPFKNAGVCVSGNIVTKDLVPDYSGPKMALKDILQNGEAPDEFFIPDSEIPNWAYLKGAKKELRTSKSGHQYHYTEGSMVFPDALDKASRTIITGEGGKAPSRFKHVVQTKRGLRRLTPIELERLNMFPDDHTKLQGISDSKRAFFMGNALVVGVVEKVGVALAEKIGPGT; encoded by the coding sequence ATGCCAAAACTAAAAGTCTGTGAACTGTTCGCCGGGGTCGGCGGATTTCGCCTAGGTCTGGAGGCCACGGGGCATTTTGAAGTGGTCTGGAGCAACCAGTGGGAGCCCTCGACCAAGACCCAACATGCCTCTATGGTGTACGAAGCGCGCTTCGGATCGGAAAACCACAGCAATAAGGACATAGAGCAGGTTCCGACCGACGAAATTCCCGATCATGATCTATTGGTGGGCGGGTTTCCGTGCCAAGATTATTCAGTGGCGACCACTTTAAAGAATTCAAAGGGCCTCATCGGAAAAAAAGGGGTGCTCTGGTGGTCTATCCATCGCATCCTGAAAGAAAAGAAGAACAGGCCCAAGTATCTTTTTCTGGAAAATGTAGATCGGTTGCTGAAATCGCCCTCAACACAAAGGGGGCGCGATTTTGCCATAATGCTCAAAAGTCTTTCAGATCTCGGCTATGCGGTTGAATGGCGGGTCCTCAATGCCGCCGATTACGGCATGCCACAACGCCGGCGAAGGGTGTTCTTTTTGGCCTATCATGAGTCTTCTTCCTTATTTAAAAAACTGGCGCGAACCCAAGAGGAAGATTGGTTGCTCGAAGCAGGTGTTTTTGCTAAGGCATTTCCTGTGGGCTTTGAGAAAGGGGGTACGACCCAATTTGTGGTTGTTGAAGATCTGCCGACACTATCGGAGACCTTTAACAGGAACGGAAAAAAATCCCCGTTCAAAAACGCAGGTGTGTGTGTTTCGGGCAACATAGTCACAAAAGACTTGGTGCCAGACTATAGCGGCCCAAAAATGGCGTTAAAAGATATACTTCAAAATGGCGAGGCGCCCGATGAGTTTTTCATTCCGGATTCCGAAATACCGAATTGGGCCTATCTAAAAGGGGCAAAGAAAGAACTCCGCACCAGTAAAAGTGGGCATCAATACCATTATACAGAAGGGAGCATGGTTTTTCCTGACGCATTGGACAAGGCTTCGCGAACAATCATCACGGGAGAGGGGGGCAAGGCTCCCTCGCGGTTCAAACATGTGGTACAGACCAAAAGAGGGTTGAGAAGGTTGACGCCCATAGAACTGGAGCGCTTGAACATGTTTCCGGATGACCACACCAAGTTGCAGGGTATCTCAGATTCTAAACGTGCCTTTTTTATGGGCAATGCCCTTGTGGTAGGGGTTGTTGAAAAAGTGGGCGTGGCACTTGCAGAAAAAATTGGGCCGGGCACATGA
- a CDS encoding GNAT family N-acetyltransferase gives METVCHIKTFDALTKNELYGLLQLRSAVFVVEQDCVYQDIDGKDQKAFHLLCFHGDQLVGYTRIFRPGDYFQHASIGRVVVRETARKHGLGKVIMLRSIEFIEQELKEKDIELSAQTYLKRFYKSLGFEAVGEDYLEDGIPHVKMVYQSKS, from the coding sequence ATGGAAACGGTTTGTCACATAAAAACCTTTGATGCCCTCACCAAAAATGAGTTGTACGGACTTTTACAGTTAAGGTCTGCGGTTTTTGTGGTAGAGCAAGATTGCGTGTACCAAGATATTGATGGCAAAGACCAAAAAGCCTTTCATCTTTTATGCTTTCATGGAGACCAACTTGTTGGCTATACGAGAATATTCAGGCCTGGTGATTATTTTCAACATGCTTCCATTGGCAGGGTAGTAGTTCGTGAAACGGCCCGGAAACATGGGTTGGGAAAGGTAATCATGCTAAGATCGATCGAGTTCATTGAACAGGAATTGAAAGAAAAAGACATAGAACTATCAGCCCAAACATATTTAAAACGTTTTTACAAATCGCTTGGGTTTGAAGCTGTGGGGGAAGATTATTTGGAAGACGGCATACCCCACGTAAAAATGGTGTATCAATCTAAATCTTGA
- a CDS encoding cation diffusion facilitator family transporter yields MAHHHGHHHVKGDSKGRSLGISILLNLLITVAQVIGGIVSGSLALLSDALHNFSDVLSLVISFVANKLTKKKASTKKTFGYKRAEIIAAFINAATLVVVAIILIIEAIERLQHPQEIGSDLVIWLSVLGILANGFSVWLLRGDTENNMNMKSAYFHLLTDMMASVAVLVGGILMKFFEVYWVDALLTLAIALYLIYVGYDLLKESTKVLMLFTPKSIVVQEIVDAINQMQGIKNVHHVHIWQLNEEEIHLEAHIDFEHDIKLSEFDVILEAIEQKVLQDYGINHVNIQPEYGKCDSKKIIVQD; encoded by the coding sequence ATGGCGCACCATCACGGCCACCACCACGTTAAAGGCGACAGTAAAGGAAGGTCCCTTGGTATTTCAATTTTATTGAACCTATTGATAACCGTTGCCCAAGTGATTGGGGGTATCGTTTCGGGTAGTTTGGCCCTTTTGTCCGATGCACTGCATAATTTTAGCGACGTACTGTCGCTGGTCATCAGTTTTGTGGCCAACAAACTGACCAAAAAAAAGGCATCTACCAAAAAAACTTTTGGGTATAAGAGAGCTGAGATCATAGCGGCCTTTATCAACGCCGCTACCTTGGTGGTAGTGGCTATTATCTTGATAATAGAAGCCATTGAGCGGTTACAGCACCCACAGGAAATCGGTTCAGATTTGGTCATTTGGCTCTCAGTTTTGGGTATTTTGGCAAACGGTTTCAGTGTTTGGCTTTTAAGGGGAGATACAGAGAATAACATGAACATGAAATCGGCCTATTTCCATCTTTTGACCGACATGATGGCTTCGGTTGCCGTTTTGGTGGGCGGTATTTTGATGAAATTCTTTGAGGTGTATTGGGTAGATGCACTTCTGACACTGGCCATTGCATTATATCTCATCTATGTGGGCTACGACCTCTTGAAAGAATCGACAAAGGTGTTGATGCTCTTCACCCCAAAATCCATAGTGGTGCAAGAAATTGTCGACGCTATCAACCAAATGCAAGGGATCAAAAACGTACACCACGTTCATATCTGGCAATTGAACGAAGAAGAAATACACCTAGAGGCCCATATTGATTTCGAGCACGATATAAAACTATCTGAATTTGATGTTATTCTCGAGGCCATTGAACAAAAAGTACTGCAAGATTATGGCATCAACCATGTGAATATTCAGCCTGAGTACGGTAAGTGTGATAGCAAGAAAATTATTGTACAAGATTAA